Below is a window of Nitrospirota bacterium DNA.
GAATTTGAAAAAGCAAAACAATTGGCAAAATTTGCCAATGACCATGAAATTCAGGTTATCAATGCCCACCACTCCGGTGAACGTTATCTCGCTATCTTTGCTAAATTATTGTATAAATGTAAGGCCAAAATTGTAATTACGCGCCATGCGGTTTCCGGAACAGTTCCGTTTTTTGGCACAATGATTTATAATCTGGGCGCAGACATGAATATCGCTGTTAGCGATATCGTTTTTCAGAGTCTGAGAAGAGACTTTACCTTTAAAAAAAAAATAATTTACGGGGGAATTGATACAGACAGGTTTAAAACCCCCGATTTAAATAAAATAGAGAGGTTAAAAAAGGAGATTTTCAAAAAGGATTTACACTGGCCAATTATCGGAATGGTAGCGGATTTTGACCCGGAAGGAAAAAATACCCGTGGCCACGGAAAAGGTCATTCGGTTTTGTTTGATGCAATTCAATATCTCCGGGGCAAAGTGAGTTTACTTTTAATCGGCCCTAATTCTGAAAACTGTGAGCCGCTATTAAGGATTGCCAAAACAAAGGGAATAGGGGAGGATCAGATCTTTATCATTCCCTTTCAGGAGGATATCGTTCCCTATTATTTTTTAATGGATATTCATGTTCTTCCGTCTTATTCAGAATCCCTGGGTTTGGTAACCTTAGAAGCGATGGCAGCCGGTGTGCCCTGTGTTGGGACAAACATCGGCGGAATTAACGAAATTATCCGCCATGCCAAAAATGGTCTTCTTTTTTCGAAGGGTGACTCCGTCGATTTATCCCGCCAAATCAATCATTTATTAGACAATACCTTCTTAAGAAAAGATTTGGCTAAGGCAGGAAAAGACCGGGTGGAACAATTTTTCAATATGGACCGCGTTGGGCGGGAAACGGCAGATTTATTTCATCAATTAATTGAAAATGGATAAATCGAAAAAGGAGGCTGTTCAAAACATCCTGATCATTAAATTAAGTTCCATGGGAGATATTATTCACAGTCTTCCAGTCTCTCAAGCGTTAAAAGCCCTTTATCCGGATGCAAGAATTTCTTTTTTAGTGAACCGGCAATATCAGGACATTCTAGCGGGGAATCCATTTATTGATGAAATTTTCTTATTTGACAGGAATATTTGGAATCAATTTCCAAAATCTATTTTTTCCATTGTGAAATTGGTCAATGAAATCCGGAAAAAAAGCTTTGATCTGGTGATTGACCTCCAGGGTCTGTTAAGAAGCGGCTTATTGGCCTGGGCGGCTAGCGGGAAAAAAGTCATTGGTTTTAATAATTCCAGAGAGGGAAGCCGTTTTTTTTATGATCAGCGGATTTCGGTTCCAAATGAAAATATTCACGCTGTTGACCGATATTTGCTCATTCCAAAGACAATGGGCTGGAAAGAAAAACCTCAATTTAATATTGAAATATGCGAAAAAGATAAAGTATTTATTGAAGATTTTATAAAAGCGGAAAAAGTAAAATCTTATTTGAAACTTATCGGAATTCAGCCTGTTGCGAGATGGAAAACCAAAGAATGGTCAGGAGCGAATTTCGCTAAAT
It encodes the following:
- a CDS encoding glycosyltransferase family 4 protein yields the protein MDKSLRVMNLNLGDGRAGSGVFATALSKKLMQLGHSVIQGCSASSFTLRAAEKEKIPTHLINIQSLYEFEKAKQLAKFANDHEIQVINAHHSGERYLAIFAKLLYKCKAKIVITRHAVSGTVPFFGTMIYNLGADMNIAVSDIVFQSLRRDFTFKKKIIYGGIDTDRFKTPDLNKIERLKKEIFKKDLHWPIIGMVADFDPEGKNTRGHGKGHSVLFDAIQYLRGKVSLLLIGPNSENCEPLLRIAKTKGIGEDQIFIIPFQEDIVPYYFLMDIHVLPSYSESLGLVTLEAMAAGVPCVGTNIGGINEIIRHAKNGLLFSKGDSVDLSRQINHLLDNTFLRKDLAKAGKDRVEQFFNMDRVGRETADLFHQLIENG
- the waaF gene encoding lipopolysaccharide heptosyltransferase II, which encodes MDKSKKEAVQNILIIKLSSMGDIIHSLPVSQALKALYPDARISFLVNRQYQDILAGNPFIDEIFLFDRNIWNQFPKSIFSIVKLVNEIRKKSFDLVIDLQGLLRSGLLAWAASGKKVIGFNNSREGSRFFYDQRISVPNENIHAVDRYLLIPKTMGWKEKPQFNIEICEKDKVFIEDFIKAEKVKSYLKLIGIQPVARWKTKEWSGANFAKLADLIQQNQECQVVFFGSREELLQVQKIVRQMTSLPIIATGKLTLKQLAALLKRCEMLITNDSGPMHLAAALNIPVIALFGATDFRMTGPYGDQHLILHKGVLCSPCFSRNCLNKNRPMECMETITPEEVFEAFKKIVKIS